From Amycolatopsis sp. YIM 10, the proteins below share one genomic window:
- a CDS encoding helix-turn-helix domain-containing protein: MGLRFETRASDSAWVDTVWTCRSEQVSEMTSVASETWGLVFWRQRGEMYAAATGPETRTGTAPVPEDATFVGIQFAVGTALRAVPASSVVDGGIVLPDVTGRRFWLDGGHWEMPGADDAEALVARLVRSGVIVRDPLVTEAHRGRRPPVSDRTMERRFRTATGLTRGAVRQIERVRSAAVLLASGGTTADVIVRCGYYDEPHLARALRRYVGRTAQQLRDGEGGAIALDPASAHHVVDQLDHTVGVGG; the protein is encoded by the coding sequence ATGGGGCTGCGGTTCGAGACACGCGCGTCGGATTCGGCGTGGGTCGACACGGTGTGGACGTGCCGCAGCGAGCAGGTCTCGGAGATGACCTCGGTGGCGAGCGAGACGTGGGGGCTGGTGTTCTGGCGGCAGCGGGGCGAAATGTACGCGGCCGCCACCGGACCGGAGACACGGACCGGCACCGCCCCGGTGCCCGAGGACGCGACCTTCGTCGGCATCCAGTTCGCCGTCGGCACCGCACTGCGCGCGGTCCCGGCCAGTTCCGTGGTCGACGGCGGGATCGTCCTGCCCGACGTGACCGGCCGGAGGTTCTGGCTCGACGGCGGCCATTGGGAGATGCCCGGCGCCGACGACGCCGAGGCGCTGGTCGCCCGGCTCGTCCGCAGTGGGGTGATCGTCCGCGATCCGCTGGTCACCGAGGCCCACCGGGGTCGCCGGCCGCCGGTGTCGGACCGCACGATGGAGCGGCGATTCCGGACGGCCACCGGCCTCACCCGCGGGGCCGTCCGGCAGATCGAACGCGTGCGCTCGGCCGCGGTGCTGCTGGCCTCCGGCGGCACCACCGCCGACGTGATCGTCCGGTGCGGTTACTACGACGAGCCGCACCTCGCCCGCGCGCTGCGGCGGTACGTCGGGCGTACCGCGCAACAACTGCGCGACGGCGAGGGCGGCGCGATCGCACTGGACCCGGCGTCAGCGCACCACGTCGTAGATCAGCTTGACCACACCGTTGGCGTAGGCGGCTGA
- a CDS encoding YafY family protein, which translates to MPTASSTTTSSRLLSLLSMLQARRDWPGMLLAERLGVSERTVRRDVDRLRELGYPIQAVKGPDGGYRLEAGSQVPPLLFDEEQAVALAVALRMAVGTGAGIEEAAARALATVRQVMPSRLRQRVDALEISAADSVRSPVGIDVLLALSAAVRAGEELRFDYRSPGRPEDDGPPRRVQPHHLVARHGRWYVVGWAPEREDWRIYRADRMTLRVPNGPRFGPREVPGGDVAAFLSARFKGSDNADAWPCRGEVVLGLPAADVAPFAGDGVVEELGPARTRLTTGSWSWAGLAASLARFDCEIEVIGPPALREAFAELSGRAARAAR; encoded by the coding sequence ATGCCGACCGCGTCTTCGACCACCACCTCGAGCCGGCTGCTGTCGCTGCTGTCGATGTTGCAGGCCCGGCGCGACTGGCCGGGGATGCTGCTGGCCGAGCGGCTGGGCGTCAGCGAGCGCACGGTGCGCCGGGACGTCGATCGGCTGCGCGAACTCGGTTACCCGATCCAGGCGGTGAAGGGGCCTGACGGCGGCTACCGGCTCGAAGCGGGCAGTCAGGTGCCGCCGCTGCTGTTCGACGAAGAGCAGGCTGTCGCGCTCGCGGTGGCCTTGCGGATGGCTGTCGGGACGGGCGCCGGGATCGAAGAGGCGGCTGCCCGCGCGCTGGCCACCGTGCGCCAGGTGATGCCGTCACGGTTGCGGCAACGCGTCGACGCACTCGAAATCAGCGCCGCCGATTCGGTCCGTTCGCCGGTCGGCATCGACGTGCTGCTCGCGCTGAGCGCCGCCGTGCGAGCCGGGGAAGAGCTGCGGTTCGACTACCGCTCACCGGGACGCCCGGAAGACGACGGCCCGCCCCGCCGCGTGCAGCCCCACCACCTCGTGGCCCGGCACGGACGCTGGTACGTCGTCGGCTGGGCGCCCGAGCGCGAGGACTGGCGCATCTACCGCGCCGATCGGATGACCCTGCGTGTGCCCAACGGCCCGCGCTTCGGGCCCCGCGAGGTGCCCGGTGGTGACGTGGCCGCCTTTCTTTCCGCCCGGTTCAAGGGCTCCGACAACGCCGACGCGTGGCCGTGCCGTGGTGAGGTCGTTCTCGGCCTGCCCGCCGCCGACGTGGCCCCGTTCGCCGGGGACGGTGTCGTCGAGGAACTCGGTCCGGCCAGGACCCGGCTGACAACCGGTTCCTGGTCCTGGGCCGGACTCGCCGCGTCGCTGGCGCGGTTCGACTGCGAGATCGAGGTGATCGGCCCACCTGCCCTGCGCGAGGCCTTCGCCGAGCTGTCCGGCCGCGCGGCCCGCGCCGCGAGGTAA
- a CDS encoding VOC family protein: MSLNAVPHLNFRGQAREALEFYQSVFGGQLTVVTYGDFGMPAELPGAADVVFGQVVADNGFRVMAYDVPGENTPVAPGAPTTRRENGTTITEEPFFLSVRGETVDEVSGVWERLADGATVIEAFGPARWAPAFGMLADRFGVTWIVDVAAEYVQS; this comes from the coding sequence ATGTCGCTCAACGCTGTTCCCCACCTGAACTTCCGCGGCCAGGCCCGCGAGGCGCTGGAGTTCTACCAGTCGGTGTTCGGCGGGCAGCTCACCGTCGTCACCTACGGAGACTTCGGCATGCCCGCCGAGCTGCCCGGCGCGGCCGACGTCGTGTTCGGCCAGGTCGTGGCCGACAACGGCTTCCGCGTGATGGCCTACGACGTGCCCGGCGAGAACACGCCGGTCGCGCCGGGCGCACCCACCACGCGTCGCGAGAACGGCACCACGATCACCGAAGAGCCGTTCTTCCTCTCCGTGCGCGGCGAGACCGTCGACGAGGTGAGCGGGGTGTGGGAGCGCCTCGCCGACGGCGCGACCGTCATCGAGGCGTTCGGCCCGGCACGGTGGGCGCCCGCGTTCGGCATGCTGGCCGACCGGTTCGGCGTCACCTGGATCGTCGACGTCGCGGCCGAATACGTCCAGTCCTGA
- a CDS encoding IclR family transcriptional regulator yields MPGGRRPGPTGSVVGRAFQVLGAFSVQRPALALSDIARRAGMPLSTVHRLLTELAAWGAVERGDDGLFRVGLRLWELGALAPRGQGLRERALPFLEDLSQITKENVQLAVREGTEVVFIERIAGSEAVPVLTRVGGRFALTATGVGLVLLAHAPAEVQEEVLGNPIERYTPKTVTDPAELRRMLADVRTSGFVISDRQVTMDSLSVAAPVDDGCGQVIAAVSLVVHHGTQPHALTPLVRTSARAISRALTTPR; encoded by the coding sequence ATGCCGGGAGGTCGCCGCCCAGGGCCCACGGGGTCCGTGGTCGGCCGCGCGTTCCAGGTGCTGGGGGCGTTCAGCGTGCAGCGACCGGCGCTCGCGCTCAGCGACATCGCCCGCCGCGCCGGCATGCCACTGTCCACTGTGCACCGCCTGCTGACCGAGCTGGCCGCCTGGGGCGCCGTCGAACGCGGTGACGACGGGCTGTTCCGGGTCGGCCTGCGCCTGTGGGAACTCGGCGCGCTGGCCCCGCGCGGGCAGGGGCTGCGGGAGCGCGCACTCCCCTTTCTCGAAGACCTCTCCCAGATCACCAAGGAGAACGTCCAGCTCGCCGTCCGTGAAGGCACCGAGGTGGTGTTCATCGAGCGCATCGCCGGTTCCGAGGCGGTCCCGGTGCTGACCAGGGTCGGCGGCCGCTTCGCGCTCACCGCCACCGGCGTCGGCCTGGTCCTGCTCGCCCACGCCCCGGCCGAGGTGCAGGAAGAGGTGCTCGGCAACCCGATCGAGCGCTACACCCCGAAAACGGTGACCGATCCGGCCGAGTTGCGCCGGATGCTCGCCGACGTCCGCACCAGCGGGTTCGTCATCAGCGACCGGCAGGTCACGATGGACTCCCTGTCCGTCGCCGCGCCGGTCGACGACGGCTGCGGGCAGGTCATCGCCGCGGTCTCCCTCGTGGTCCACCACGGCACCCAGCCGCACGCCCTCACCCCGCTGGTGCGCACCAGCGCCCGGGCGATCTCCCGCGCCCTGACCACCCCGCGCTGA
- a CDS encoding dihydrofolate reductase family protein encodes MSLDGVVDSPGGVVEGHRSGGWVMETEFVPEAYSLKAEELEETTALMFGRRSYDAFAQTWPASEDHVAYKELPKYVVSTTLGEDALVDGWGETTILRSADDVAKLKESEGGPIFIHGSAELARRLGEAGLIDRYHLLVFPVLLAAGKSVFSRADRDKQNLRLRDSAAYANGVVKLIYDVVR; translated from the coding sequence ATGTCGCTGGACGGCGTGGTGGACTCGCCCGGCGGTGTGGTGGAGGGGCACCGCAGCGGCGGGTGGGTGATGGAAACGGAGTTCGTGCCCGAGGCGTACTCGCTCAAGGCGGAGGAACTCGAAGAGACCACGGCGCTGATGTTCGGCCGCCGCAGTTATGACGCCTTCGCGCAGACCTGGCCCGCCTCCGAAGACCACGTCGCGTACAAGGAACTGCCGAAGTACGTCGTCTCGACAACGCTGGGCGAGGACGCGCTGGTCGACGGCTGGGGCGAGACCACCATCCTGCGTTCCGCCGACGACGTGGCGAAGCTGAAGGAGTCCGAAGGCGGCCCGATCTTCATCCACGGCAGCGCGGAACTCGCCCGGCGCCTTGGTGAGGCCGGCCTGATCGACCGCTACCACCTGCTGGTGTTCCCGGTGTTGCTGGCCGCGGGCAAGAGCGTGTTCAGCCGGGCCGACCGCGACAAGCAGAATCTGCGGCTGCGGGACTCAGCCGCCTACGCCAACGGTGTGGTCAAGCTGATCTACGACGTGGTGCGCTGA